CTGATCTTCGTGTTCAGCCGCGAGCAGCAGGACGTCGACCTGTACAACGGCCGCATCGACGCCGACAAGTGCGACCAGCTGTTCGCCCGCTGGCTCGACGTGCAGTCACTCGACGCGGCGTTCATCTGCGGCCCGCAGGCGATGACCGAGACCGTGCGCGACAGCCTGCAGGCCAACGGCCTGGCCAGGGAGCGCATCCACTTCGAGCTGTTTGCCGCCGCCGGTGTCGAGGCCCGTCGCGAAGCTCGCGAGGCGGCGCGCCAGGTGGATTCGGCGGTCAGCCACGTGACCGTGATCAGCGATGGCCGCGCCCTGGCCTTCGACCTGCCGCGCAACACCCGCAGCGTGCTCGAGGCCGGCAATGCCATCGGCGCCGAACTGCCCTGGTCGTGCAAGGCCGGGGTGTGCTCGACCTGCAAGTGCAAGGTGATCGAGGGTGAAGTGGAGATGGACAGCAACCATGCCCTGGAGGACTACGAAGTGGCGGCCGGGTATGTGCTGTCGTGCCAGACCTACCCGCTGAGCGACAAGGTGGTGCTCGATTTCGATCAGCTTTGAGATCGAGGCGCCTGCATCCCTGTAGGAGCGGCCTTGCGTCGCGAAAGGACCGCAAAGCGGTCCTCGGGATCTGCAACATTGCAAAGATTGCCGGGGCTGCTGCGCAGCCCTTTCGCGACACAAGGCCGCTCCTACAGGGACGGTGCAAGCAGCAATACCGCGTGACCTGAAAAAACAATTACAACAGCCAGAGAGAACGCTCCCCATGACACCCGAACACCTCGAATCCATCAGCAAGCACCCCGCCTTCGTGCAACTGATCCAGCGCAAGCGCCGCCTCAATGGCTCGCTGACCCTGACCATGCTCGTTGCTTACTACGGCTTCGTCCTGCTGGTGGCCTTCGCCCCCGGCGTGCTCGGCCAGTCCCTCAGCGGCGGGGTGACCAGCGTCGGCATGCTGGTGGGCGTGCTGATGGTGCTGCTGTCCTTCGCCCTCACCGGCGTCTACATGCACCGCGCCAACCGCGTCATCGACCCGCTCAACGAAGTGGTCAAGCAGGAGTGCGCGCGATGAACTGGACTGCCATCTCGATGTTCCTGGTGTTCGTCTGTTTCACCCTGCTGGTGACCCGCTGGGCCGCCCTGCGCACCCGTTCGGCCAGCGACTTCTACACCGCCGGCGGCGGCCTGACCGGCATGCAGAACGGCCTGGCGATCGCCGGCGACATGATCAGCGCCGCGTCCTTCCTCGGCATCTCGGCGATGATGTTCATGAACGGCTACGACGGCCTGCTCTACGCCCTGGGTGTGCTGGCCGGCTGGCCGATCATCCTGTTCCTGATCGCCGAGCGCCTGCGCAACCTGGGCAAGTACACCTTCGCCGACGTGGTGTCCTACCGCCTGGCCCAGGCCCCGGTGCGCCTGACCTCGGCCTTCGGCACCCTGGCCGTGGCGCTGATGTACCTGGTGGCGCAGATGGTCGGCGCCGGCAAGCTGATCGAGCTGCTGTTCGGCATCAGCTACCTGTACGCGGTGATGCTGGTGGGCGTGCTGATGGTGCTGTACGTCACCTTCGGCGGCATGCTCGCCACCACCTGGGTGCAGATCATCAAGGCGGTGATGCTGCTGTCGGGCACCACCTTCATGGCCTTCATGGTGCTCAGGCACTTCGGTTTCAGCACCGAGGCGATGTTCGCCAGCGCCGTGGCCGTGCATGCCAAGGGCCAGGCGATCATGGCGCCGGGGGCGCTGCTGTCCAACCCGGTGGACGCCATCTCCCTGGGCCTGGGCATGATGTTCGGCACGGCCGGCCTGCCGCATATCCTCATGCGTTTCTTCACCGTCAGCGACGCCAAGGAAGCGCGCAAGAGCGTGTTCTACGCCACCGGTTTCATCGGCTACTTCTACCTGCTGCTGATCGTCATCGGCTTCGGCGCCATCGTCATGGTCGGCACCGAGCCGTCCTACCGCGATGCCAGCGGGGCGATCATCGGCGGCGGCAACATGGTCGCGGTGCACCTGGCCCAGGCTGTGGGCGGCAACCTGTTCCTCGGCTTCATCTCGGCGGTGGCCTTCGCCACCATCCTCGCCGTGGTTGCAGGCCTGGCGCTGTCCGGCGCCTCGGCGGTGTCCCACGACCTGTACGCCTGCGTGGTGCGCAAGGGCCAGGCCAGCGAGCAGCAAGAGATGCGCGTGTCGCGCCTGGCCACGCTGGGGATCGGCCTGTTCGCGGTGCTGCTGGGGTTGCTGTTCGAGTCGCAGAACATCGCCTTCCTTTCCGGCCTGGTGCTGGCGGTGGCCGCCTCGGTCAACTTCCCGGTGCTGCTGCTCTCGATGTTCTGGAAAGGCCTGACCACCCGCGGCGCGGTGGGCGGCAGCCTGGCCGGGCTGGTCTCGGCGATCGTCCTGGTGGTGCTGGGCCCGGCGGTGTGGGTCAACGTGCTGCACAACGAGCGGGCGCTGTTCCCCTACAGCAACCCGGCGCTGTTCTCCATGTCGCTGGCCTTCCTCGCGGCCTGGGCCTTCTCGGTCACAGACAGCTCGGAGCGGGCGCGCGAAGAACGTGGGCGCTACCTGGCCCAGTTCATCCGCTCGATGACCGGTATCGGCGCCGCTGGCGCCAGCAAGCACTGACCTAAAGAACAATAACAATGTCGGGTACAACCACAATGAACCGCACGCACCTCACGTCAGC
This window of the Pseudomonas mosselii genome carries:
- the paaE gene encoding 1,2-phenylacetyl-CoA epoxidase subunit PaaE; its protein translation is MSQFHSLTVRQVRQETRDAVSIAFDVPAHLREEFRFTQGQYLVMRTRLDDQEVRRSYSICSAVQDGELRVAVKRVPGGRFSAFANEVLKAGQQLEVMPPSGSFFVPLDPARRGHYLGVAAGSGITPILSLVATTLASEPRSRFTLLYGNRASNSALFRDRLEDLKNQYLDRLNLIFVFSREQQDVDLYNGRIDADKCDQLFARWLDVQSLDAAFICGPQAMTETVRDSLQANGLARERIHFELFAAAGVEARREAREAARQVDSAVSHVTVISDGRALAFDLPRNTRSVLEAGNAIGAELPWSCKAGVCSTCKCKVIEGEVEMDSNHALEDYEVAAGYVLSCQTYPLSDKVVLDFDQL
- a CDS encoding DUF485 domain-containing protein is translated as MTPEHLESISKHPAFVQLIQRKRRLNGSLTLTMLVAYYGFVLLVAFAPGVLGQSLSGGVTSVGMLVGVLMVLLSFALTGVYMHRANRVIDPLNEVVKQECAR